The following proteins are encoded in a genomic region of Magnolia sinica isolate HGM2019 chromosome 1, MsV1, whole genome shotgun sequence:
- the LOC131242883 gene encoding probable glutathione S-transferase, producing the protein MADEVILLGFWTSPFGMRARIALAEKGIEYEYKEENLADKSLLLLKSNPIHKKIPVLIHGEKIICESLTIVQYIDEAWKGKSPVLMPADPYERANARFWADFVDKKIYDCGSRIWKSKGEAQEVAKKEFLECLKLLEGELGEKPYFGGESFGYVDVVFAPYACWFHTDYVHGNSIIEEECPKLIAWVKRCMEKESVSKTLPDPVKLHEFVGGLKKKYGVE; encoded by the exons ATGGCGGATGAAGTAATCCTCTTGGGTTTCTGGACTAGCCCTTTTGGGATGCGAGCCAGAATCGCCTTGGCGGAGAAGGGGATCGAGTACGAATACAAGGAAGAAAACCTAGCAGACAAGAGCCTTCTCCTGCTGAAATCTAACCCCATTCACAAGAAAATCCCTGTTTTGATCCATGGTGAAAAAATCATTTGCGAATCTCTCACCATCGTCCAATACATCGATGAGGCGTGGAAGGGGAAATCACCGGTGCTGATGCCTGCAGATCCTTATGAGCGCGCGAATGCGAGGTTTTGGGCAGATTTCGTCGACAAGAAG ATCTACGACTGCGGATCAAGGATATGGAAGAGCAAAGGAGAAGCACAGGAAGTAGCGAAGAAGGAATTCCTTGAGTGCTTGAAGCTGTTGGAAGGGGAGCTTGGAGAGAAGCCGTATTTCGGAGGCGAGAGCTTTGGGTACGTCGACGTGGTCTTTGCCCCCTACGCATGCTGGTTTCACACAGATTATGTGCACGGGAACTCCATCATTGAGGAAGAGTGCCCAAAGCTAATAGCATGGGTGAAGAGATGCATGGAGAAGGAGAGTGTCTCCAAGACCCTTCCAGACCCAGTCAAGTTGCATGAGTTTGTAGGAGGATTGAAGAAGAAATACGGAGTAGAGTAG